The Halostagnicola kamekurae sequence GACGGCGTTTCGCACGTCTTCGCGCTCGCCGTATCCCTCGTCCCAGGGACCGTAATCGAAGCGCAGACAGGCGATCCCGGCCTCGAGCAGCGCGTCGCTCACCGCGCGGAGGCGCTGGTCGCTCCGGGAGCCGCCCTGTTGGGGGTGGGGCGGGCAGGCGACGACGACCGCGTTCGGGGCGCGTTCGCCCGCTTGGTCGCTGAACGCGGGCTCCTCGAGCGTTCCGCGAACGTCGCGACCGCCGGGGATCAGCACGTCGCTCATACCGGTCGATCGGTCCGATGGCTAATCAAAATCCCGTCATCGGTTCTCGAGGAACGCCCGCAGCGTCTCGAGCGCTCGATCGGGTCGATCCCGAAACACGCAGTGACCCGCGCCCTCGACGTGGACGAGTTTCCCGTCGGAGAGATGTTCCGCCGCCTCGCGATGGTGCTGGCGAGCAGCGTCGTCGGCGTCTGCCTTCAGAATCAGGGTCGGCGCGTCGATGTCGGCGAACACCTCGGCCGGGTCGCGACGGTCGGCTTCGAACACGCCGCCGACGGCCGGATCGACGTTCGCGTACGCGTCCGCGAGCAGTCTCGCGAGGTCGCCGCGGTCGTCTTTGACCAGCGCCCGCAACTCGGGGTCGGTCTCGAGGAGGGAGTCGGGGTCTAGCTCGTCGCGAATGCGCGTGACGATGGGTCCGAGGAGGTCGTCGTTCGACTCGCCCTCCGGCTCTTCGATGGGTTCGCCGGGGCCGGTTTCGTCAGAATCGGTTTCGTCGTGCTCGTCTCCGTCCTGGCGGTCGGCCAGCCCGAGTAGCAGTTCGGGGTCCTCGAGGACGACGCCACCGGGAAGCTCCGGCCGTTTGGCCGCCGCGACAGCGACGGTCGTTCCGCCCATCGAGTGGCCGTACAGGATGGGTGATTCGTCCGAGATCTCGAGGGTATCGACGACGCCGAGGAGGTCGCCAGCCAACTCGTCGTAGTTGTAGCCTGTTTCGGGGGCCGAAGAACGCCCGTGCCCGCGAGCATCGTAGGCGATCACGTCGTACTCCGCCGCGAGCGGCTCGAACAGCGGAAGCCGCGAACGCCCGTCGGCCGTGATGCCGTGGGAAACGACCAGCGGTCGTCCCTCACCGCCGCTTCGGTAGTAGTGCAGTCGTACGTCCTCGGCCGTGAGGTCGTCTTCGATCCAGCCGTCCGGCACAGGTGCGTCGATCATCGGTTCGGTTTGGACTCGTCGTCGGGTCCAGTAATCGGTGTCGCTACCCTGTCGTGTTGCCGGCGGCAGAGTGTCCCTGAACGGTGTCTGGGAGGACCCAGCGCCGTCGGTGACACGGATGGGTCGACTCGAGAGGCGGTACAGATCGAATCAGGCGGCCGTGGGGGAAACGACGTCGTGGAACGACTCACGCAACCGTCGCCTATCGTACTCGCCGGCGGCGGCGTCGGCGAGGAACCCGAGCAGGAAGGCCGACGCACCGAGGGCTCGCGGGCCGAAACCGACCGCCGGATCGGCCAGGCCGTACCACGCCACGACCGCGCCAACCGCGGCGACGCCGACGGCGGTTCCACCCGTTTCGAGTCGATGCTCGAGTCTCGCGTCGGCGTCGTGCGCGGACCGGTCTGCGATTCCCGCGAGCGGAGCGGCCGCAGCGGCGACGCCGAGGAGTCCGGCGACGGTCAGCGGGGAGACGAAAATCGACGCGACGATCGTCGCCACACCGCCGACGCACGCCCCGAAGCCGACCCGTCCGAGTGCGACGCTCGCCGGACGACGGCGACTCGCTCCCGCCTTCACGGCGTGGTCGCTGCGTCGCTCACCGATCCCGTGGCTGCCGGTTCGATCCGCGTCGGCGTCGTGGCCGACGTGGGCCACGCGCTGACCGGCGGTGAGGAAGGCTCGAGCGCGGTAGGTTCCGTCCGCCAAATCCCCGGGGAGCGCGACGTCGCGCGCACCGGCGTCGTTCCCGTCCGCGCCGAGGTGCGGTTCGGTGATCGGCGCCTCGGCACCGGGCCACTCGAGGGCGACGTCGTCGAAGGCGATCGGCCGACTCGTCGCGAGCGCGAAATTCGGCTGATCCTGCAGTTGAAAGTGGAGGTGAGGTTCCGAGGAGTTCCCGGAGTGGCCACAGCGGCCGACCCGCTGGCCGCGCTCGACTCGCTCGCCGGGTTCGACCGTCACGCTCCCGGGAACGAGATGGGCCAGACAGCTGTACTCGTCGGGCGCGTGCTGGACCACGACGTAGTTCCCGCGGATGTCTCGCTTGAACGGGTGGGAGAACCCGCCGGCGCGGGATGGCTCGAGGTCGCCGTCGAAGGTGTCGATCACGACCCCGTCGGCGGGCGCGAGAACCGGTTCGTCGTAGCAGTAGTAGTTTCCGACGCTCGCGGCCGCGCCGTCGGGGCGGGTGCGTCCCTCCGCGTCGGTGATAACGAAGTCGTAGGCGTAGCGCTGATTGAGCGGAAACCACGAGTGGGAGTAGTCCCGGCTGTGGCTACCGTTGACGACCGTCCACGCGCCGTCGAAGGGGAGCCGGTAGGAGACCTGTCGGTCGTCGTCTCCGGCCTCGGGAACGGAGCCGCGGTGGCGCGCGAGCGCGAGGAGGGTGCCGAGCCACTGTCGGAAGTCTTGGGCCAGGACGAAGGGGTTGAGAAACGTCAACGGAATCGAAAGCAGCCAGACGGCGTACTCGCTCCAGTGGCCCATGTCGATCCAGTCGGTCGGCTCGGTGGCCTCGTCCGCATCGGTCCCCCGTTGCAACACGGCCTCGAGCAGCGGCGCGACGAACGGCCAGAGGAAGGCGAGATAGAAGATCTCGAAGATTTCCAGAACAGCAAGCGAGTCGAAGACGTAACTCGGGATCGCGAGCAATCCCAGAAACGCCAGGTACAGCGGTTCGAACGATCGAAGCCGCTGTCGAAGCCGCGCGGCGAGTGGCGCGGTCGCAGACTTCGCGGTCGAATCCTCGGTCATCAGTTCGACGATGGATCGGAAGGAACGTAACGGCTTTGTGAACTGCGTTTCATACTGCGTCTTGACACGTCTGCCGGCTCCGCTCGAGCATTCGCCGGCCCGGTCGGGTGTTCGTCGGCTCCGCTCGAGCGATCGCCCGCCCTCTTTCGGTTTTCGCCAGTCCGGCTCGAGCGGTCAATGACCATCCTCGAGTCCAGAACGATCATTGCGGCCTCGGGCGAACGAGCACTCATGGGGAGAGACGACGGGAGCGCAAACGGGGACGACGGGGACGTAAACCGGAACGAAGAAGGCGCGAACGGGGACGATCGAGACAGGGTTCGGGAGGCGTTCTCGCTGCTCGGACATGAGATCCGCCTCGACATCCTGCTGGCGCTGCTCGAGGACTGGCACGCCGTCTACACGGAGCCGAAGTCCTACGCCGAGTTGATGGCGGCGGTCGGACTGCGCGACAGCGGACAGTTCAACTACCACCTCGACAAGCTTCGGGGGGTCTACGTCAGGAAACTCGAGGACGGCTACGTCCCGACGGCGAGCGTGACGGCGCTGTACCGGACCGTCCTCGCACACCGCCCGACCGAGCACCTCGAGTACGGGCCCGCCGCGATCGATTCGGCGTGTCCCCGTTGCGACCAAGCGCCGGTGGTGCGGTACGATCGTGGGTTCGCGACCGTCGATTGCGCGGCCTGCGAGTGGACCGGCTTCACTTACCCGTTTCCGAAGAACGGCCTCGAGGGACGGGACGCCGACGCGATCGCCGACGCGGTCACCCGCCGTGCCAGACGCGACATCGGCCTGGCGCGGGCCGGTCAGTGTCCGTTCTGCGCCGGGACGACGTCCGTCGACCTCCGCCTCGAGGCCCTCCGGGGCGAGGGCGACGACGGGGACGCCGACGGCGACTGGGCCGCCGCCAAAGTGGACGATCACTGGGTCGAAATCGTCTGCGACGACTGTACGTTTCTCGTCGGCGTGGATCCGCTCGGGGCGCTGCTCGCCGACGGTCGCGTCGCGGGTCCGCTCGCCGACGCCGGCCTCGAGCCCGACCGGCACGACTGGGAGCAGCCGACGCCGACCGTGCGCGCCGAGTCTCGAGACCCGGCGCGACTCGCCCTCGAGATCGAACTCGAGGACGAGGACGGAATCGTGCGGACGGCGACGATAGCGGTCGACGACGAGTTCGCGGTTCGCTCGCTGGCGATCGATCCGTAGCCGTCGCTCGAAGCGGTCGATCCGCAGTCGTCGCTCGAGACGTTTGGGGGCGGGGACCGGCTCTCGAGCGGCGATAACCGGCTCGAACCGCCCGGAGTTGTCTCGGACTGTTATCGAAGTGATGTTTTTAAGGGTGACGAGCGATAGCTAGGGAGTATGGGCATCCTCTCTCGGACCTCGTACGTCATCCGGTCGAAGATCAACTCGGTGCTCAACCGGACCGAGGACCCGACGCAGACGCTCGATTACTCCTACGAGCAGATGCGCGACCAGCTTCAGGACGTCAAACGCGGCATCGCCGATCTCACCACGCAGAAAAAGCGCCTCGAGATGCAAAAACGCCGGCTCGAGGACAACGTCGATAAGCACAACGAGCAGGCCCGAACCGCGGTCGAGCAGGACCGCGAAGACCTTGCTCGACGCGCCCTCGAGAAGAAAAAGACGAAGATGAACCAGATCGAGGATCTGGAGCGACAGGTCTCCGAGCTCCAGAGCCAGCAGGACCGGCTCATCGAGCAGAAAGACGAACTCCAGAGCCGGATCGAGGAGTTCCGAACCAAAAAGGAGACCATGAAAGCGCGCTACGAGGCCGCCGAAGCGAGCTCGACGGTCTCGGAGGCGATGACGGCAACTGGCGAGGAGTTCGAGGACGTCGGCCGCGCGATCGAACGCGCCGAAGAACAGACCGAGGACATGGAAGCGCGCTCTGCCGCCATGGACGAACTCCACGAGTCGGGTGCCTTCGACGACGTGCTCTCCGATAAGGACAACATCGACCGCGAACTCGAGGAGCTCTCGACCGACAGCGGCGTCGAGGCCGAACTCGAGACGCTCAAATCCGACGTCGGCGCCGACGAGTCCGAATCCGAACCGGTTCCCGAGACGGCAGCCGACGAGGACGAACTCGAGGATCTCGACACGGACGTTTCCGACGCGAACGTTTCCGACGAGGAAGTCGAGTCCGAACTCGCGGAGCTACAGGACGAGGAGAACTGAGAGCGGACTTTGTTGCCTCGAGATTCCGTCTCGAATCGCCTGCCCTACGCTGGCGTTCCGAGGACGGCGATATCGTAGTCTGCGATGTCCGCGGGCGACTCGAGGAGGATGACCTGGAACGCCCACGAGGTTCCACCGGCGAGGTCGCCGGTCGAATCGAAGTACTGATCGAGTTGGCTCCCGGTTTCGTCGTAGACCCGGACCCGGACTTCGACGAGTTCGATCCTGTTTGTCCCCTCGTTTTCGACGGTTCCCTGGACAGTCGAGCCGAGATAGCCGCTCTCGAAGACGAACTCGTGATCGACCATCTCGAGCGAGTCGACCGGCGTCACGCCGCTGGCGCGTTGTCCCTCCGCAGCGCTCTGGGCGGTCGCCATCTCCGCGTTCGTTCGCGCCTCGCCGTCGATGTCGCCGACCTCACCGTCTTCGTACTCGGGTTCGGTTCCGACGTCGACGCCGTTACAACCGGCGAGGCTCGCGGTGGTCACCCCGCCGATCGTCGCGAGGAGTTTCCGCCGACGTATCCGTTCCGTGGACATCAGTACGCTCGACCTCGACCCCTGAACTGTCCTCGTTGTCTCGCATCTTCAGTTCTGCTCCATCGAAAGGCGAGAGGCCCTCGCGACCACCGATCGGCTCGAGCGCTCCGACGCTCGGACACTCCTCGAATCCGGCGAACTCGGCGACCGTCATCGATCATACTCCCACGCACGCGACGGATCCATTTGAGTGTAGGGCCTGAACGAGTCGCGTACTCGGTTGAACTGGCGACCCAAACGGCGCTGTCACGGTTTGCAACGCCGACCATTATTGTCGCCGGGGGTGACCGTTCGTCGCATGGGGTCTTCCGATCGAGACGATCCGCTCGAGTCCTCCAGAGGCGATACTGGCGATCGAACGGATCTCTCGACGCGGGTTCGCGAGTGGGTGCTGATCGAGGGGGATCGGCTGTTCATCACGATCTCGCTCACGCTCGCGACGTTCGTCCTGTTTTTCACGCTGAACGAACTCGGGGTCGTTTCGTTCGTCAACGAGGGTTCTGTCACGAGGGTCGCGAGCGGGCTGATCGCCGGGACGTTCTCGCTCGTCACGCTCGTCGTCTCGATCAACCAACTGATCCTCTCACAGGAGTTCGCGACCGCGGGAGAGGTCCGCGCGGAACTCGAGGGTGTCACGGAGTTTCGACACGATCTCGAGGATCGAACGGACGTTCCGGCGAGTCCGGCAGCGCCGACGCGGATCCTCGAGGTGCTCGTCGAAGCGGTCCATCATCGCGCCGCCGATCTCGAAACGGCGATCGACGGGCACGGCGATGCCGCGCTCGAGGACCGAGTGGATCGGTACGTTGCGAGCGTCCAGACGAGCGCCGAACGGCTCGACGAGACGCTCGAGAGAACTTCGTTCGGAACGTTCAACGCCGTTTCCGCGCTGATCGAGTACGACAACGATCGGCAGGTGTACGCCGCGAGATATCTGCGGGGCCAGTACGCGCTTGATCTCTCGGATGAGCAACGGGGTGCGTTCGACGACTTGACCGAAACGCTCCGACTGTTCGACGTCGCACAGGAACACTTCAAGACGACTTACCTCCAGCGGGAGTTGACCCGGTTTTCGCAACTGACGATCTACTCCGGCGTTCCCGCGATCCTCGCCGCGATAACTATCGGCTTGCTCTACGCGGATATCGGCGGTGCGAGCGTCGCAGTTCGGTCCCTCCCGCTTCTCGTCAGCGCGCTCATCGCCGTCGTCGTCTCGCCGCTCGCGCTTTTGGTCTCGTACATTCTCCGAACCGCGACCGTCACGCGGCGGACGGCGTCGGTCGGGCCAATGTTGCCCCAGAAAGATCCCGACGACAGACCGCTCGAGGTACAGTCCGACGAGCGTGATCGGTGACAGACGGCGCGGGCGGACCCCTGGGTTCGACGACCGTCGTATCTCGTCGTCGGACGAACGTTCCAATCGACGGAGGCTAGTCCGATCAATAGCTATTTCCACGCCGTCCTCGACTACTGGAGTACACCGATGAGCGACGACAGTTCGCAGCCGAGCGACACCATGGCCGAGCGAAGCGTCGACTCGACGTGGAAACACACGCTCCTGTTGAACGCGAACCGATGGCTCGTCACCGCCAGTCTCATGCTGTTCGTCTTTGTCGGACTGCTCGTCGTGAATCAACTCAATCCCGTTTCACTCAGGACGCTCATCGAGGCGTCTGACCCCGTCGAGACGCTGTTTCAGGCGCTCGTTACCGCTTTGATCACCGGCGTCACGCTCGTCGTCTCGATCAACTCGCTGGTCCTCTCCCAGGAGCTCGGGGCCGTCGCAGACCAGCGCGAACGGCTCGAGGGATCGATGGAGTTTCGAAAGAACGTCGAGTCGTCGATCGATTCGCCGGTGAGTCCGCCCGAGCCGTCGTCGTTCCTTCAGGCGATCGTGACGGCCTCCTCGAAGCGTGCCGAGGAGTTTCGCGACGCCGTTTCGGACAGCCGCGACGAGGAACTCGTCGAGCGGGTCGAAAACTTCGTCGACAACCTGACGACGCACGCCGATTCCATCCGGGACGATCTCGAGGACGCGCAGTTCGGGACGTACAGCGTCGTGAAATCTGCACTCGATTACAACTACTCGTGGAAGATCTTCCGCGCACGCCGGATCAAACAAACGCACGCCGATTCGTTCACCGACGACGCGAGCGACGCTTACGACGAGTTACTCGAGTCGCTGAAGCTGTTCGGCATCGCTCGCGAGCACTTCAAGACGCTTTACTTTCAGTGGGAGCTCATCAACCTTTCGCGGGCGATGATGTACGTCGCGGTGCCGGCGCTGCTGGTCACCACCTCCATGTTACTCTTTTTCGACGCGGGCACGGCTAGCGGAACCATTCTCGGTATCGACGTCCTCGTGTGGATCGTCACCGCGGCGACGACGATCGCCGTCACCCCGTTCTTGGTGTTGATCGCCTACATCCTCCGGATCGCGACGATGGCCAAACGTACGCTCGCCATCGGCCCGTTCATCCTCCGGGAGTCCGGACGCGGCGAGGACATCGACTGGGAGTAACCTGAAATTTTGTTCACCTAACTGCGCCCGTCCCCGGCCGCTCGAGCCCCGCTAAATCGATTTTTCCACCGGGCATCGGGACGCCGTCGTAGGGGTCCTCGGCGAGTAAGAGCGAGCCGTCGAGGTCGGCGTAGTCGAGCAACGGCGCGAAGTGGGCAGCCGGTGCGATGGAGGCGTTCGACTCCGTCATACAGCCGGCCATTACTTCGAGCCCGTGCGCTCGAGCGGCGTGGATGAGTCGGATCGCCTCGCAGAGTCCGCCGCACTTGGCGAGTTTCAGGTTCACGATGTCACAGCGGTCGGCGATCTTCGGGACGTCCGCGCTGACCAGACAGGACTCGTCGGCGGCGATCGGGAGTCTCGAACGTTCGTACACGTACTTCAGGCCCTCGGGGTTCTCAGCCGGAACCGGCTGTTCGACGAACTCGAGGCCGTACGGCGCGAGCAGATCGATCCGCTCGACGGCCTCTTTGGGCGTCCACCCCTCGTTGGCGTCGACGAACAGTCGCGCGTTCGGGGCCGCCTCGCGAACCGAGCGAACGATCTCCTCGTCCCTGTCGGTGCCGAGTTTGACTTTGAGCGTGCCGAACCCGCGCTCTCTGGCCGCCTCGGTCTTCTCGCGCATCGTCTGGGTGTCGTCGATACCGATGGTGTAGGAGCTCTCGAGGGTCTCCGTCGGGTCGAGTCCCCAGTACCGGTAGAGCGGAATCTCGAGGCGTTTGGTCGCGAGGTCGTGTAGCGCGATGCTCACCGCGGTTCGCGCCGCAGGATTCCGTCGGATGGACGCGCGCATTCGGCGCTCGATCCGCTCTAGCTGGTGGACATCGCCGACCTCCTCGACGATGTCGAGGAGATCCGGCAACACCGCCTCGACGGTCGCCGCCGTCTCGCCGTAGTGTCTGGTCGGGGCCGCGCCGCCGACGCCGCCGACCCCCTCGTCGTCCTCGATTCGAACGAAGACGACCTCGGTATCGGTGGTGGTCCCGCGGGCGATCGAGAAGGGCCGCTCGAGCGCGAGCGTCCGGCGCTCGATTTCGGTCGTAAATTCGCTCATAGGATCGCCTCGAGGATCGGCTCCGCGCCGAACCGGACGACGTCCGACGCGGGCACGCCGAGTTCGCCTTCGTAGGCCTCGAGTTCGCGGCGGGCGGTCGCTTCGTCGTCGATCCTCGCGGTGTTGAGCGCACCTGCGGCGACCGTCGTCTCGCGAACCGGCGACGCGAGGTCTTCGTAGAGATCGACGTAGGTCGGAATCGACGGGAGGATGAACGACTCGTAGCCGTGGATTGCTTCCCTTCCGGCGTCGTGACAGAGCACGAGTCGGTCGGCCATCGCGCCGTGGAGGATGCCACAGGTCACCGCGGAGTAGGCCGGGTGGACGATCGACCCCTGTCCCTCGACGAAGAGGTAGTCATGCTCGTCGCCCTTCTCGACGATCATCTCCTCGACGGCACCGGCGGCGAAGTCGCTGACGACGCGGTCGATCGGATTCCCCCAGCCTTCGATCATGATTCCGGTCTGTCCGGTCGGGATCACCGCGGCGTCGTGTCCCGCCTCGCGGGCCGCGCGGGCCAGTTCCATCGAAACCGTCATCTTGCCGACCGAGCAGTCGGTCCCGACCGTCAGGATCACGTCGGCGTCCACGTCGGCCGCAATCCCCTCGCTGACCGTTAGATCGGTCGGTGGCTTTCGAACGTCCCACAGTTCGCAGTCGTTCTCGGCCGCGAGCGCGGCGAATTCCGCGTCGTCGGCGAGGAAGTAGTGCAGTCCCGATATCACGTCGCAACCACGCTCGAGCGCGGTTCGAACGTCTTCGCGCCAGCTCTCGTCGAACCCGCCGCCGATGGGGGCGATACCGATAACCAGCGCGTCGACGGGTCCGTCGACGTCGCTCATCCGCGAGACGATCGGCGCGTCCTGTACGTCGCGAACGAAATCGGCGACTCGAGTCCCCGCGTCGTCGCGGTCGAGGACCGCGATGACCTCGTCGTCGCTGTACCGAAGGATTCCGAGCGCGGTTTTGGCGCGGTCGGGGAACTTCTCGTGGGCCAGAATCGCGATACGCATACGGAGAGTATAGCCAGACGGCCACTTAACGGTGGAGTTCCCGGTGAGAGGGGCGGTTGAAGCGAGACGAGGTGACGGTTCAAAGCACGCCCAGTTCGGTCGTCCAGAACGACCGGTGGGCGTCCTCGAGTGCGGGTTTTGGGTCGCCGGTCGCGTCGACGGCGGCGCTGGCTCGCGGTTCGAACTCCCCCTCCTCGGCGAGCGTTTCGAGGACGCCGCGCTGGCCGACGAGGTAGAGCGGTTCAATGTCGAACTCGGCGAGCGCCCGGTGACAGCGCTCGAGGTGGTCGTCGATCTGGTCGTCGCGGATGCGTTCGAACCGGGCCTGGGAGAAGCCGCCTTTCGAGTGACTCCCTTTCACGTCGCTCTCGAACCCTTTGTAGTCGACTCGCTCGCCGTCCTCGTAGACGCCGACCGCAAACAGATCCGCACGGACCAGCGCGAGCGCGTAGGTCCCGGTCGGGAGGAACCACTCGCGATCGAGTTCGAACCGATCGCTCCAGGTCGCCTCGAGGTCACGTTCCGGGCGGACGGGCGGCTTGAGGCGCACCGAAACGAGTCCGGCGTCGTCGACGCAGACGAGACAGGGATCGCCGGTTCGGACGAGCGACGCTCGTTCGCCCAGCGTCTCGGAAAGCACCCGGTCGCGCTCTCCGTCGCTTCGCGTCTCTTCCTCGCGCTGTGGGTCGAGAAATACCGTACACGCGCCCTCCGGACCGGTCCGAACGGACGTGAGGCGGTCGAGAACCTCCTCGAGTCGCGCGCCGCGAAGTCGCTCTTTGCGGCGGAACTCGACCCCGCCGTCGTCCCCTGTCCCGTCCACGCGCTCGAGTTCGCCCTCTAACTGCGCGATGCGGTCCTCGAGTCGGTTCTGGCGCTCTTCGGCCTCCTGTTTCGCGGTCACGGCGGCAGCTTTCCGCTCGGATTCGGCCTCGTAGCGCTCGCGAAGTCGCTCGGCTTCGTCCTCGAGTTCGTCGATTCGGTCTTTCAGCGACGCGCGACCGAGCAACTGGTCGATCATCGAGAAAAAGCGCGAACCGGGGCCACTTTTAGGTTCCGGCGTCGGGGTACTCGTCTTCTGGCCCAGCGGGCGGCCACGCGCCAGCGAACTCGAGCAACTGCTGGGCGCGCTCGCGGCGGGCGAGGAACACCTCCTTCAGGGACGGCGGGTTCGTGATCTGCGTTCGCTCGAGGACGGATTCGGGGACCGCGAGCGTGTTTTCCGGTACGCCGTCGTCGCCGTGGACCGGAAAGTGCCCCGACTCGAGTTTCATCACGAGCGGTGCGTCGAGTCGTTCGATCCCTTCCCCAGATGTATACACCGCGTCGTTAATCCGCTCGTGCTGGTCGGTTTGCATGGACGCGTGCTCGTCGTCCGTCGGCGTCACGTACAGTCGTCCGAGATAGTAGCTCCGCGAGAACACCTCAAACATGACACTTGGTACCAAGAACCGAAGAGTGATAACTATTCTGCAGGTACATTTATGCCGAGCGCTTTTCGAGTTGCCAGACGGATAGAACGGCCCGAATCGGCTTCACCACCGGCGTGGACAGAACGACCCGCCCAAAGCGGTTTTTGAACGCTCAAACCGGATCTACGAGACGCATACATTCGGATAAAAGGTGAGAACGAAGGCGTCCTTTTTTACGGAGGTCGTCCGGAAGGGTACCTAATGAGTGGTTCCCGCGGCATCCTCATCGTGGTGCTGATCGCAGTCGTCGGTCTCGCGATCGCACCGCTCGCGACCGCGGGGTTCGCCGATCCGTTCGACGGTCCAACGAACGCCTTCGACGCCGGGATCGACGGTGGAACCGGCGACCACCCGGCCCCCTCCACGGACGGGAACGCGGCTCAGGCCGACACCCAGGCGGCCGAGAACGGCGACTCGCCGGGCACCAACGTCTCTACGTTCATGCAATCGACTGCCGTCGAGACGGAGACGGCGGTCGACATCGGCATCTTCAACGCGAGTTACGAGAACGCCGACGGCGACGCACGCGAGGCGATCGTCACGCAGCGTGTCGACACGCTCGAGGACCGAGTCGCGGAACTCGAGGCCGAGAGAGACCGTCTGCAATCGAACGAGGACGAACTGCACCCGGTCGTTTACGACGCTAGGATGACGCGGTTGGCCGCCCAGATCTCCTCGCTCGAGGAATCGGTCGCGATCGCCGAACAGCGCACGATGGATATCGACCTCGATTTACCTGTACTCGAGGACCTTCGCTCGAGTGTAACGTCCCTTCGGACGCCCGATATCACAGCGGCTGCGGACGGTCTGATTGGAGTCGATTTCTCCGATCCCGTCCCCGAGAACCTCAAAGAGCAGGTGAACGAATCGACGCCCGATATCGGTGACATCGATCCGGATAACGTCACCAACGAGTCGACCGTTCTCAGCGTGGCCGAAAACGAGACGTCGCTCGCCGATAGTGCGGTAAACGCGACTGCTGTGACCGGTGGATCGACAAATGCGACCGATGGGACCAACGTATCGGTGACCCCATCCAATATAACGATGAACGCGACCGACACGACTGGCGTTATCAGCGATTCGATGAACGCGACGGATTTGGGCGACGGGACGTTGAACGTAACTGACGGTACACTACCCGCTGGGAACGAGACCGGCGAAGAGAGTCGGCTCAATTGGACGACCAACGAAACGGTGGTCGTCGATTATCCGAGCAGCGAACTCGAGTAGCCTGTTCGATCCGGGAATCGCACCGATTCGTTTTGCTAGTCCCGGTCCGCCCGGACCGGCGTCCGTCGCCGAAGCAGACACGCTTTTCAGCGGTGGCCGTCTAGGCTCGCTCGATGGACTCCGCCGCGTTGCTTGATTTGCTGGGGAACGAAAATCGGAGACGCATCCTCCGACTGCTGGCCCGCAAACCGTGTTACGTCACCGAGATCTCGGAGTACCTCGGAGTGAGTCCAAAGGCGGTCATCGAACACCTCCGGAAGTTAGACGAGGCCGGACTGGTCGAGAGCCGAGTCGACGATCAACGGCGGAAGTACTTCCACATCGCCAGAAACGTCCGCCTCGAGGTAAACGTCTCGCCGTACGGCTTCGCCAGCAAGAGCGCGTACCCGGCGAACAACAGCGTCGATATCACCGCCTGCCGTCACCTCTCGGTCGACGTT is a genomic window containing:
- a CDS encoding alpha/beta fold hydrolase, whose amino-acid sequence is MIDAPVPDGWIEDDLTAEDVRLHYYRSGGEGRPLVVSHGITADGRSRLPLFEPLAAEYDVIAYDARGHGRSSAPETGYNYDELAGDLLGVVDTLEISDESPILYGHSMGGTTVAVAAAKRPELPGGVVLEDPELLLGLADRQDGDEHDETDSDETGPGEPIEEPEGESNDDLLGPIVTRIRDELDPDSLLETDPELRALVKDDRGDLARLLADAYANVDPAVGGVFEADRRDPAEVFADIDAPTLILKADADDAARQHHREAAEHLSDGKLVHVEGAGHCVFRDRPDRALETLRAFLENR
- a CDS encoding dipeptide epimerase; the encoded protein is MSEFTTEIERRTLALERPFSIARGTTTDTEVVFVRIEDDEGVGGVGGAAPTRHYGETAATVEAVLPDLLDIVEEVGDVHQLERIERRMRASIRRNPAARTAVSIALHDLATKRLEIPLYRYWGLDPTETLESSYTIGIDDTQTMREKTEAARERGFGTLKVKLGTDRDEEIVRSVREAAPNARLFVDANEGWTPKEAVERIDLLAPYGLEFVEQPVPAENPEGLKYVYERSRLPIAADESCLVSADVPKIADRCDIVNLKLAKCGGLCEAIRLIHAARAHGLEVMAGCMTESNASIAPAAHFAPLLDYADLDGSLLLAEDPYDGVPMPGGKIDLAGLERPGTGAVR
- a CDS encoding DUF1611 domain-containing protein — encoded protein: MRIAILAHEKFPDRAKTALGILRYSDDEVIAVLDRDDAGTRVADFVRDVQDAPIVSRMSDVDGPVDALVIGIAPIGGGFDESWREDVRTALERGCDVISGLHYFLADDAEFAALAAENDCELWDVRKPPTDLTVSEGIAADVDADVILTVGTDCSVGKMTVSMELARAAREAGHDAAVIPTGQTGIMIEGWGNPIDRVVSDFAAGAVEEMIVEKGDEHDYLFVEGQGSIVHPAYSAVTCGILHGAMADRLVLCHDAGREAIHGYESFILPSIPTYVDLYEDLASPVRETTVAAGALNTARIDDEATARRELEAYEGELGVPASDVVRFGAEPILEAIL
- a CDS encoding PspA/IM30 family protein; this translates as MGILSRTSYVIRSKINSVLNRTEDPTQTLDYSYEQMRDQLQDVKRGIADLTTQKKRLEMQKRRLEDNVDKHNEQARTAVEQDREDLARRALEKKKTKMNQIEDLERQVSELQSQQDRLIEQKDELQSRIEEFRTKKETMKARYEAAEASSTVSEAMTATGEEFEDVGRAIERAEEQTEDMEARSAAMDELHESGAFDDVLSDKDNIDRELEELSTDSGVEAELETLKSDVGADESESEPVPETAADEDELEDLDTDVSDANVSDEEVESELAELQDEEN
- a CDS encoding winged helix-turn-helix domain-containing protein, yielding MTILESRTIIAASGERALMGRDDGSANGDDGDVNRNEEGANGDDRDRVREAFSLLGHEIRLDILLALLEDWHAVYTEPKSYAELMAAVGLRDSGQFNYHLDKLRGVYVRKLEDGYVPTASVTALYRTVLAHRPTEHLEYGPAAIDSACPRCDQAPVVRYDRGFATVDCAACEWTGFTYPFPKNGLEGRDADAIADAVTRRARRDIGLARAGQCPFCAGTTSVDLRLEALRGEGDDGDADGDWAAAKVDDHWVEIVCDDCTFLVGVDPLGALLADGRVAGPLADAGLEPDRHDWEQPTPTVRAESRDPARLALEIELEDEDGIVRTATIAVDDEFAVRSLAIDP
- a CDS encoding FxLYD domain-containing protein; the encoded protein is MTTASLAGCNGVDVGTEPEYEDGEVGDIDGEARTNAEMATAQSAAEGQRASGVTPVDSLEMVDHEFVFESGYLGSTVQGTVENEGTNRIELVEVRVRVYDETGSQLDQYFDSTGDLAGGTSWAFQVILLESPADIADYDIAVLGTPA
- a CDS encoding M23 family metallopeptidase — translated: MTEDSTAKSATAPLAARLRQRLRSFEPLYLAFLGLLAIPSYVFDSLAVLEIFEIFYLAFLWPFVAPLLEAVLQRGTDADEATEPTDWIDMGHWSEYAVWLLSIPLTFLNPFVLAQDFRQWLGTLLALARHRGSVPEAGDDDRQVSYRLPFDGAWTVVNGSHSRDYSHSWFPLNQRYAYDFVITDAEGRTRPDGAAASVGNYYCYDEPVLAPADGVVIDTFDGDLEPSRAGGFSHPFKRDIRGNYVVVQHAPDEYSCLAHLVPGSVTVEPGERVERGQRVGRCGHSGNSSEPHLHFQLQDQPNFALATSRPIAFDDVALEWPGAEAPITEPHLGADGNDAGARDVALPGDLADGTYRARAFLTAGQRVAHVGHDADADRTGSHGIGERRSDHAVKAGASRRRPASVALGRVGFGACVGGVATIVASIFVSPLTVAGLLGVAAAAAPLAGIADRSAHDADARLEHRLETGGTAVGVAAVGAVVAWYGLADPAVGFGPRALGASAFLLGFLADAAAGEYDRRRLRESFHDVVSPTAA